In one Achromobacter spanius genomic region, the following are encoded:
- a CDS encoding hybrid-cluster NAD(P)-dependent oxidoreductase produces MPHALLRIHQPGFWQRLPSPWDSNVEETLLCCQVRQETADVKSFYFRSRAGHAFQFSPGQFLTLELDVDGEPLNRCYTISSPPTRPHTLSITVKRVPGGRVSNWLHDHLEVGDVLRVLGPAGEFSSALHPAQRYLFLSAGSGITPLMSMVRTHRDLCDDRDTVFVHSARTPDDIIFSRELALLSASQPHFRAHFVCEALGQHAGWHGLTGRLSLPLLELMAPDFLHREIFVCGPAPYMLAVRHMLESAGFDMARYHEESFSFELLSKPVAGAASTDAALASMVEPAFRIQFRKSQRTIQCAADQPLLDAARDAGLRLAASCTQGLCGTCKVRLLEGRVDMRHQGGIRQREIDQGMVLLCCSRPLSNLLIDK; encoded by the coding sequence ATGCCGCATGCGCTTTTACGTATCCATCAGCCGGGGTTTTGGCAGCGGCTGCCTTCGCCGTGGGACAGCAATGTCGAGGAAACCCTGCTGTGCTGTCAGGTGCGGCAAGAGACGGCCGACGTAAAGAGTTTCTATTTCCGTTCGCGCGCCGGGCATGCGTTCCAGTTTTCGCCGGGGCAGTTCCTGACGCTCGAACTGGACGTCGATGGCGAACCGCTGAACCGCTGCTACACGATTTCGTCTCCGCCGACACGGCCGCACACCTTATCCATCACGGTCAAGCGCGTGCCGGGGGGCAGGGTGTCAAATTGGTTGCATGACCACCTTGAAGTTGGCGACGTGTTGCGGGTATTGGGTCCGGCGGGCGAATTTTCGTCTGCGCTGCATCCCGCCCAGCGATATCTTTTCTTGTCGGCCGGCTCTGGCATCACGCCCCTCATGTCCATGGTGCGCACCCACCGCGACCTCTGCGATGACCGCGATACGGTGTTCGTGCACAGCGCCCGCACGCCGGACGATATTATTTTCAGCCGTGAGCTGGCGCTGCTGTCAGCGAGCCAGCCCCACTTCCGCGCACACTTCGTCTGCGAAGCGCTGGGCCAGCACGCCGGATGGCACGGGCTGACGGGGCGCCTGAGCTTGCCGCTGCTGGAACTGATGGCGCCCGATTTCCTGCACCGGGAAATCTTCGTTTGTGGACCCGCGCCCTACATGCTGGCCGTGCGTCACATGCTGGAGTCCGCCGGCTTCGATATGGCGCGCTATCACGAAGAGAGCTTCTCGTTTGAATTGCTGTCCAAACCTGTCGCGGGCGCGGCGTCAACCGACGCGGCGCTGGCAAGCATGGTGGAACCCGCCTTCCGCATCCAATTCCGGAAAAGCCAGCGCACCATACAATGCGCGGCCGATCAGCCTTTGCTGGACGCGGCGCGTGACGCGGGCCTGCGGCTGGCGGCGTCATGTACCCAGGGCCTGTGCGGTACGTGCAAGGTGCGCTTGTTGGAAGGGCGGGTAGATATGCGGCATCAGGGCGGCATCCGCCAACGCGAGATCGATCAGGGCATGGTGTTGCTGTGCTGCAGTCGTCCCTTAAGTAATTTGCTCATCGATAAATGA
- a CDS encoding NADH:flavin oxidoreductase translates to MRYPHLFAPLTLNRLVLRNRIVSTAHAEVHAEPGGLPGDRYIAYYEEKAKGGLGLAICGGSSPVSQDSPQGWWRSVNLTTDRVIEPLAKLSDTMHRHGAKVMIQATHMGRRSAWHGEHWPHLLSPSGVREPVHRGNAKTIEVEEIRRIIGDFAAAARRVQQAGMDGIEISAAHQHLIDQFWSPRTNFRNDAYGGSLRNRLRFGLDVLQAVREAVGADFCVGLRMCGDEFHNDGLDHEALREIAQAMAETGLIDYLGVIGSGADTHNSLANCMPPMALPPEPFAYLAAGIKSVVRIPVMHAQSIRDAVQAERLLAAGHADLVGMTRAHIADPHLVLKIRDDREDEIKQCVGANYCIDRQYDGLDVLCIQNAATAREETMPHVVSRSSGPRRKIVVVGAGPAGMEAARVCAERGHDVVLFEQGAAVGGQILLAAKAPQREQMDGIVRWFALELKRLGVDCRLHALATEDMVLAQRPDIVVLATGGSSHVHEQPDWGVARGLAVSSWDILSGAVEPARNVLVYDGVSTHAGAGVADFLASRGAQVEIVTPDTKVAEDVGGTTFPIFYRRLYAQQVVFTPNHWLLRVSAEGDKKVALLRNEYTEDREERLVDQVVIENGVTPNDALYGMLKRKSANMGQTDVHALYAAAPQPALGQPLGDGRFLLFRVGDCVSMHNIHAAIYDALRLCKDF, encoded by the coding sequence ATGCGTTATCCCCATCTGTTTGCGCCGTTGACGCTGAACCGGTTGGTGCTGCGCAACCGCATCGTCAGCACCGCGCACGCCGAGGTGCATGCAGAACCGGGTGGCCTGCCCGGGGATCGCTACATCGCCTACTACGAGGAAAAGGCGAAGGGCGGCCTGGGCCTTGCCATCTGCGGGGGATCCAGCCCGGTGTCGCAAGATAGCCCGCAAGGTTGGTGGAGGTCGGTCAACCTGACGACCGATCGCGTCATCGAACCGCTGGCCAAGCTCAGCGACACCATGCATCGCCACGGTGCCAAGGTCATGATCCAGGCGACGCACATGGGCAGGCGCTCCGCCTGGCACGGTGAGCACTGGCCGCATCTGCTGTCACCTTCCGGCGTGCGCGAACCGGTGCACCGAGGCAACGCCAAGACCATCGAAGTGGAAGAGATCAGACGCATCATCGGCGACTTCGCCGCCGCCGCCAGGCGAGTACAGCAGGCTGGCATGGACGGCATTGAGATCTCGGCCGCGCACCAGCATCTGATCGACCAATTCTGGAGCCCACGCACCAATTTTCGCAACGACGCTTACGGCGGCAGCTTGCGCAACCGCCTGCGCTTCGGCCTGGATGTGTTGCAAGCCGTCCGCGAAGCCGTGGGCGCGGATTTCTGCGTGGGCCTGCGTATGTGCGGTGATGAATTCCACAACGACGGACTCGACCACGAAGCCCTGCGCGAGATTGCGCAGGCCATGGCTGAAACCGGCCTGATCGATTACCTGGGTGTAATCGGATCGGGGGCGGACACGCATAACTCGCTGGCCAATTGCATGCCACCGATGGCGCTTCCGCCCGAACCTTTTGCGTATCTGGCGGCGGGCATCAAGTCGGTGGTGCGAATTCCAGTGATGCACGCGCAGAGCATCCGCGACGCCGTCCAGGCCGAGCGCTTGCTGGCCGCGGGCCACGCCGACCTGGTTGGCATGACGCGCGCGCATATCGCGGACCCGCATCTGGTTCTGAAAATTCGCGACGATCGCGAAGACGAGATCAAACAGTGCGTGGGCGCGAATTACTGCATTGACCGGCAATACGACGGCCTGGACGTGCTATGCATCCAGAACGCCGCGACCGCCCGCGAAGAGACGATGCCGCACGTGGTGTCGCGTTCGAGCGGCCCGCGCAGAAAAATAGTGGTGGTGGGCGCCGGGCCGGCCGGCATGGAGGCCGCGCGTGTCTGTGCCGAGCGTGGGCACGACGTGGTGCTGTTCGAGCAGGGCGCGGCCGTCGGCGGTCAGATCCTGCTGGCGGCCAAGGCGCCACAACGCGAGCAGATGGACGGCATCGTGCGGTGGTTTGCACTGGAACTCAAGCGCCTGGGCGTCGACTGCCGGCTGCACGCGCTGGCCACCGAGGACATGGTGTTGGCGCAGCGGCCCGATATCGTCGTGCTGGCCACGGGCGGTTCGAGCCACGTGCACGAACAGCCGGATTGGGGCGTGGCGCGCGGGTTGGCCGTCAGTTCCTGGGACATCCTGTCGGGCGCGGTGGAACCTGCCCGCAACGTCCTGGTCTATGACGGCGTCAGCACGCATGCGGGGGCGGGCGTGGCCGACTTTCTGGCCAGCCGGGGCGCGCAGGTGGAGATCGTCACGCCCGACACCAAAGTGGCTGAAGACGTGGGCGGCACCACCTTTCCGATCTTCTATCGCCGCCTGTATGCCCAGCAGGTCGTGTTCACGCCGAATCATTGGCTTCTGCGTGTCAGCGCCGAGGGCGACAAGAAAGTCGCGCTGCTGCGCAACGAATATACCGAAGACCGCGAAGAGCGCCTGGTGGATCAGGTCGTCATCGAAAACGGCGTAACGCCCAACGACGCGCTGTACGGCATGCTCAAACGCAAGTCCGCCAACATGGGGCAGACCGACGTGCATGCGCTCTATGCGGCCGCCCCACAGCCCGCGCTTGGCCAGCCCTTGGGCGACGGCCGCTTCCTGCTCTTTCGCGTGGGCGATTGCGTGTCGATGCACAACATCCACGCCGCCATCTACGACGCATTGCGGCTGTGCAAGGACTTCTGA
- a CDS encoding aromatic ring-hydroxylating oxygenase subunit alpha — translation MTIIKQMSAVRPPADDPVRAMIARRRPGYSLEADFYLSPAIFDMDMEEIFGRHWIFVAVEPDIPEPGDYLAVDVGRHSVVLVRDDDGQVRAYHNVCRHRGARLCVQPQGSVGNLVCSYHQWTYTLNGKLAYAEHMGDGFDKSLYSLKPVRVESLSGLIFICLDPEAPSDFGVMREQVEPYLRPHQIRNCKVAAQIDIIEDCNWKLTLENNRECYHCAVNHPELTVSLFEFGFGYQPSPSNAEQMEHFERISAERCREWEAAGLPSAELEALDGCVTGYRVRRLPLDLAGESQTLDGNAASSKLLGTLARRDLGGLSLWTQPNAWFHLMSDHIVAFSALPLGPERTLVRTRWLVHKDAVENVDYHVDNLTAVWRATNAQDRALVELSQQGVRSPAYQPGPYSPFTESLVDKFCNWYIGRLAARYLD, via the coding sequence ATGACCATCATCAAGCAGATGTCCGCTGTTCGCCCGCCCGCAGACGACCCGGTCCGCGCGATGATCGCCCGCCGTCGTCCGGGTTACAGCCTGGAGGCCGATTTCTATCTGAGTCCAGCCATCTTCGATATGGATATGGAAGAGATATTCGGGCGTCACTGGATATTCGTGGCCGTCGAGCCAGACATTCCCGAACCTGGCGACTATCTGGCGGTGGATGTGGGGCGGCATTCCGTCGTGCTGGTGCGTGACGACGACGGGCAGGTACGCGCGTACCACAACGTATGCCGGCATCGCGGCGCGCGCCTTTGCGTACAGCCGCAGGGGTCGGTCGGCAACCTGGTGTGTTCTTACCATCAATGGACCTACACGCTCAATGGCAAGCTGGCGTATGCCGAGCACATGGGCGATGGGTTCGACAAAAGCCTCTACAGCCTGAAGCCCGTGAGGGTCGAGAGCCTGAGCGGCCTGATATTCATCTGCCTGGATCCGGAAGCGCCCAGTGATTTCGGCGTGATGCGCGAACAGGTCGAGCCCTACCTGCGACCGCACCAGATACGCAACTGCAAGGTCGCCGCGCAGATTGACATCATCGAAGACTGCAACTGGAAACTCACCCTGGAAAACAACCGCGAGTGCTATCACTGCGCGGTGAACCATCCCGAACTGACCGTGTCGCTGTTCGAGTTCGGCTTTGGCTATCAGCCATCGCCGTCGAACGCCGAGCAGATGGAGCACTTCGAACGGATATCGGCGGAGCGCTGTCGGGAATGGGAGGCCGCCGGCCTGCCCTCCGCCGAGCTGGAAGCGCTGGACGGCTGTGTGACAGGATACCGAGTGCGGCGGTTGCCGCTGGACCTTGCCGGGGAATCGCAAACGCTGGACGGCAACGCCGCGTCCAGCAAGCTTCTGGGTACGCTGGCGCGGCGCGATCTGGGCGGTTTGTCGCTATGGACGCAGCCCAACGCCTGGTTCCACCTGATGAGTGACCACATCGTTGCGTTCTCGGCGTTGCCGCTGGGGCCGGAACGCACGCTGGTGCGCACCCGTTGGCTGGTGCACAAGGACGCAGTTGAAAACGTGGACTACCACGTCGACAACCTGACCGCCGTGTGGCGCGCCACCAACGCGCAAGACCGCGCGCTGGTCGAACTATCGCAGCAAGGAGTGCGCAGTCCGGCGTATCAGCCGGGGCCTTATTCACCTTTTACCGAGAGCCTGGTCGACAAGTTCTGCAACTGGTATATCGGCCGCCTGGCGGCCCGCTACCTGGATTAA
- a CDS encoding electron transfer flavoprotein subunit alpha/FixB family protein, translating into MNRIRRVDPRRPHAVTEAGIRRIVLGESIPLSRPALPTETARKPLRATEAQRCVLAVAHSARGQLDPHARQAVAAAALLAEPDTFVHLLVFGEFDGDAGALGADRLTVITAAPAYAPDVELAILLALIDSERPLHVFLPDNGLPDGDLGRRLAAATGATVAAHVLELSADSVASSYMRGGLRRARQALPRIVLLAPDAIDERLPFVGLGERVPVMPLPMNSAYRDHGTRTLPAMEVGLEEADLIVSAGNGVCDLSGFQALADELGAAVGASRVAVDDGRFSRTQQIGATGKTVSASAYLAFGISGAVQHLQGIKDCRHVIAINLDASAPLVRRADLSIIDDTKRVADALLAEVRQARAAGINHEASHG; encoded by the coding sequence ATGAATCGCATACGAAGAGTTGATCCGCGCAGACCTCATGCCGTCACGGAAGCGGGAATCCGGCGCATCGTGCTGGGCGAAAGCATCCCGCTATCCAGGCCGGCCTTGCCAACCGAGACCGCGCGAAAGCCCTTGCGCGCCACCGAGGCGCAACGTTGCGTGCTAGCCGTGGCGCACAGCGCTCGGGGCCAACTGGACCCGCACGCGCGCCAGGCCGTGGCGGCCGCGGCCCTGCTTGCCGAACCGGACACCTTCGTGCATTTGCTGGTGTTCGGCGAATTCGACGGCGACGCCGGGGCATTGGGGGCGGACCGCCTCACTGTCATCACCGCTGCGCCCGCCTATGCGCCTGATGTCGAGCTGGCCATTCTGCTGGCGCTGATTGACAGTGAACGTCCGCTGCATGTGTTCCTGCCCGACAACGGTCTGCCAGATGGCGACCTGGGCCGGCGCTTGGCCGCCGCCACGGGCGCTACCGTAGCGGCCCATGTTCTGGAACTGAGCGCCGATAGCGTGGCCAGTTCCTACATGCGTGGGGGTTTGCGACGGGCGCGCCAGGCCTTGCCGCGCATTGTCCTGCTGGCCCCAGACGCCATTGATGAGCGCTTGCCCTTCGTTGGGCTGGGCGAGCGTGTGCCGGTCATGCCGTTGCCAATGAACTCGGCCTACCGCGATCATGGCACCCGCACGCTACCAGCGATGGAGGTGGGCCTGGAAGAGGCCGATCTGATCGTGTCGGCGGGCAACGGCGTCTGCGATCTGTCCGGTTTCCAGGCCCTGGCTGACGAGTTGGGCGCGGCGGTGGGCGCCAGCCGGGTCGCCGTTGATGACGGGCGCTTCTCGCGGACCCAGCAGATTGGCGCCACCGGCAAGACGGTCAGCGCCAGCGCCTACCTGGCATTCGGCATTTCGGGCGCGGTGCAGCATCTGCAAGGCATCAAAGACTGCCGTCACGTCATCGCCATCAACCTGGACGCCAGCGCGCCCTTGGTCAGGCGTGCGGATCTCAGCATCATCGACGACACCAAACGTGTGGCCGACGCGCTGCTGGCCGAAGTCAGGCAAGCGCGTGCGGCTGGTATCAATCATGAGGCCAGCCATGGCTAA
- a CDS encoding (Fe-S)-binding protein, whose protein sequence is MQPFAIAITVLFWLSLLALGVGGWRRAALWRVGRSAPVRWRDLLAVPKRYFVDLHRVVARDPYIARTHVATAGAAVAAMTLVAVNYGLALYVPALDHAIAVAALVMLGGLLFVWHRRRKPPARLSRGVWDRLPWMLGALAMGLLLLGGVSTSLLSGAAGVATVALLTLGAWELTVGMARGGPMKHALAGLLHLAFHPRPERFGGASPGQKAALRPLALLADPASAPLGVGKPAAFAWNQLLSFDACVQCGKCEAACPAYAAGQPLNPKKLIQDMVVGMVGGSDAAYAGSPMPGLPIGDSKGGADSAIVPGLLAADSLWACTTCRACVHECPMLIEHVDAVIDMRRQQTLEHGAVPGTAPAVLANLRETGSAGGYDLGARYHWAVDLDVAEALPGKPVDVLLIVGEGAFGLRYQRSLRALVKAMRAGGVDFAVLGACETDTGDVARRLGDEATFQQLATRLMRTLSHLTFERIVTGDPHILHCLRNEYPALGGHYNVQHHTSLLAQLAATGRLRLKPAGSALPLTYHDPCYLGRYNGETEAPRELLRRLGLTVNEMTRHGLNGRCCGGGGGAALTDIPGERRIPDIRIQDARDVGAHRVAVACPNCTAMLEGVVGPRPDVRDIAELVADALEAG, encoded by the coding sequence ATGCAACCGTTCGCCATCGCCATTACCGTGCTGTTCTGGCTGTCACTGCTGGCTCTGGGTGTGGGGGGCTGGCGTCGGGCCGCTCTCTGGCGCGTGGGGCGGTCCGCACCGGTGCGCTGGCGCGACCTGTTGGCCGTGCCCAAGAGGTACTTCGTTGATCTGCATCGCGTGGTGGCGCGCGACCCCTACATCGCACGTACGCACGTGGCGACGGCCGGCGCCGCGGTTGCCGCCATGACGCTGGTGGCGGTGAACTACGGCTTGGCGTTATATGTGCCGGCCTTGGACCATGCCATCGCCGTGGCGGCGCTAGTGATGCTGGGCGGCCTGCTGTTCGTCTGGCACCGGCGCCGCAAGCCGCCCGCGCGGCTATCGCGTGGTGTATGGGACCGCCTGCCCTGGATGCTGGGTGCTTTGGCCATGGGACTGCTCCTGCTTGGAGGGGTGTCGACGTCGTTGCTATCGGGCGCGGCTGGTGTTGCCACTGTGGCGCTTCTGACGCTGGGAGCGTGGGAACTGACGGTCGGCATGGCCCGTGGAGGGCCGATGAAGCACGCGCTGGCAGGCCTGCTGCATCTGGCCTTTCATCCCCGGCCAGAACGATTCGGCGGCGCGTCACCCGGTCAGAAGGCGGCCTTGCGCCCGCTGGCGCTGCTTGCCGACCCGGCTTCCGCGCCCCTGGGCGTCGGCAAGCCGGCTGCCTTCGCCTGGAACCAACTGCTGAGCTTTGATGCCTGCGTGCAGTGCGGCAAATGCGAAGCCGCCTGCCCCGCCTATGCGGCGGGCCAGCCCTTGAATCCCAAGAAGCTGATCCAGGACATGGTGGTGGGCATGGTGGGGGGATCAGACGCGGCTTACGCCGGCAGCCCCATGCCGGGCTTGCCCATTGGTGACAGCAAGGGCGGGGCCGACAGCGCCATCGTGCCGGGGCTGCTCGCCGCCGATTCGCTGTGGGCCTGCACCACCTGCCGCGCCTGCGTGCACGAATGCCCGATGCTGATCGAACACGTCGACGCGGTCATCGACATGCGCCGCCAGCAGACGCTTGAACATGGCGCGGTGCCGGGCACGGCGCCCGCGGTGCTGGCCAACCTGCGTGAAACCGGCTCTGCCGGGGGCTACGACCTGGGCGCGCGCTACCACTGGGCGGTGGACCTTGATGTCGCGGAGGCGCTGCCCGGCAAACCCGTGGACGTGTTGCTGATTGTCGGAGAAGGCGCATTCGGCTTGCGCTACCAGCGCAGTTTGCGAGCGCTTGTCAAAGCGATGCGCGCGGGCGGGGTGGACTTTGCGGTGTTGGGTGCTTGCGAGACCGATACCGGCGACGTCGCCAGGCGCCTGGGTGATGAAGCCACCTTCCAACAACTGGCTACCCGCCTCATGCGTACCTTGTCGCACCTGACGTTCGAGCGCATCGTCACGGGCGATCCGCACATCTTGCACTGCCTGCGTAACGAGTACCCCGCACTGGGCGGCCATTACAACGTGCAGCACCACACCAGCCTGCTTGCCCAACTGGCGGCCACGGGCCGTTTGCGGCTGAAACCGGCCGGCAGCGCTCTGCCCCTGACCTACCACGATCCTTGCTATCTGGGCCGCTACAACGGCGAGACCGAGGCGCCGCGCGAGCTATTGCGCCGCTTGGGCCTGACGGTCAACGAAATGACGCGCCACGGTCTCAACGGACGCTGCTGCGGCGGTGGAGGCGGGGCCGCGTTGACGGATATTCCCGGCGAACGGCGTATTCCCGATATCCGCATCCAGGACGCTCGCGATGTAGGGGCACACAGGGTTGCGGTCGCCTGTCCGAACTGCACCGCCATGCTGGAAGGCGTGGTCGGCCCACGGCCGGATGTGCGTGACATCGCCGAACTCGTGGCCGACGCTCTGGAGGCAGGATGA
- a CDS encoding 4-vinyl reductase — MNPQLPINVNEQTGVWSTDGMPMLYVPRHFFINNHVAVEEALGQEAYARILYGAGHRSAYHWCEQEAREHRLAGLGVYEHYLKRLSQRGWGLFRLTDADPAAMTARVVVRHSAFVLGQPQAGGKCCHMFSGWFAGAMDWLAEQHGGATRAQCVESQCAAQGHAHCEFTVSPIA; from the coding sequence ATGAATCCCCAGCTTCCGATCAACGTCAATGAACAGACCGGCGTCTGGAGCACGGACGGCATGCCGATGCTGTATGTGCCGCGCCATTTCTTCATCAATAACCATGTGGCGGTCGAAGAAGCCCTGGGCCAGGAGGCCTACGCGCGCATTCTATATGGCGCGGGGCATCGTTCCGCTTACCACTGGTGCGAGCAGGAAGCACGCGAACATCGCCTGGCAGGCCTTGGCGTTTACGAACACTATCTGAAGCGGCTGTCGCAGCGGGGCTGGGGCTTGTTTCGGCTGACCGATGCCGACCCCGCCGCGATGACCGCGCGTGTCGTCGTGCGCCATTCCGCCTTCGTGCTGGGCCAGCCGCAGGCGGGCGGCAAATGTTGTCACATGTTCTCAGGATGGTTTGCCGGGGCCATGGACTGGCTGGCCGAGCAGCACGGCGGTGCCACGCGCGCGCAGTGCGTGGAAAGCCAGTGCGCCGCGCAAGGGCACGCCCACTGCGAATTCACCGTTAGCCCCATCGCCTGA